One window from the genome of bacterium encodes:
- a CDS encoding MarR family transcriptional regulator has product MDRYRRGAQDRPRPAAAPEPQRLPAEARQAAEVLFDVLMSQKTVMQAVAKELGLTLQQLAALRYLVPEEGIPMSALSDALSCDAANITGIVDKLEARGLVKRAPSQDRRVKLLKMTPPGARLHAKMMARLHEATPWITVLSREDQRLLRDILRRGLAGSRSQPTRTSSA; this is encoded by the coding sequence ATGGACCGATACCGTCGAGGAGCGCAGGATCGGCCGCGTCCCGCGGCTGCGCCTGAGCCGCAGAGGCTGCCCGCTGAGGCACGGCAAGCCGCGGAGGTGCTCTTCGACGTCCTGATGTCCCAGAAAACGGTGATGCAGGCGGTCGCGAAGGAGCTGGGCCTCACACTTCAGCAGCTGGCGGCGCTTCGATACCTCGTTCCCGAAGAGGGGATCCCGATGAGCGCGCTCTCGGATGCGCTTTCATGCGACGCGGCGAACATCACCGGCATCGTGGATAAGCTGGAAGCGCGAGGCCTGGTGAAGCGCGCGCCGTCTCAGGATCGTCGGGTCAAGCTCCTGAAGATGACCCCGCCGGGTGCGCGTTTACATGCGAAAATGATGGCCCGGTTGCACGAGGCCACGCCATGGATCACCGTGCTGAGTCGGGAGGACCAACGGTTGCTTCGTGACATCCTCCGAAGGGGACTGGCCGGCAGCCGCAGCCAACCCACACGAACGAGCAGCGCGTAA
- a CDS encoding thioredoxin family protein has translation MTGQRRASMKNILENRNVVSHDDWIEARRQFLAKEKAFTRLRDQLSQQRRDLPWERVDREYVFDGPNGQESLSELFAGKSQLIVYHFMFGPDWEAGCPSCSHFADNFNGMIVHLNQRDVAFVVMSRAPSSKLEAYKKRMGWSFKWVSSSANDFNRDYHVSYTPEEVAKGEAHYNYTMQKLWDTEMPGASVFYKDPSGEVFHTYSTYGRGLDMLMLTYHYLDLVPKGRDEAGQTPHPQAWVRRHDEYVKKS, from the coding sequence GTGACCGGGCAAAGGAGGGCGTCAATGAAAAACATACTGGAGAACCGCAACGTTGTCTCGCATGATGACTGGATCGAGGCCCGCCGACAGTTCTTGGCCAAGGAAAAGGCATTCACGCGATTGCGGGATCAGTTGAGCCAGCAGCGGCGGGATCTGCCGTGGGAGCGCGTCGACAGGGAATACGTATTCGACGGGCCGAACGGCCAGGAAAGCCTCTCGGAGCTGTTTGCCGGAAAAAGCCAGTTGATCGTCTACCATTTCATGTTCGGCCCAGACTGGGAGGCGGGGTGCCCGAGCTGCTCCCACTTCGCCGACAACTTCAACGGCATGATCGTCCACCTGAACCAGCGCGATGTGGCGTTCGTCGTCATGTCGCGCGCGCCCTCCAGCAAGCTCGAGGCCTACAAGAAGCGGATGGGGTGGAGCTTCAAATGGGTCTCGTCATCGGCGAATGACTTCAACCGGGATTACCATGTGTCATATACGCCTGAGGAGGTGGCGAAAGGGGAGGCCCATTACAACTACACCATGCAAAAACTCTGGGATACGGAAATGCCCGGGGCCAGCGTGTTCTACAAGGACCCAAGCGGCGAAGTATTCCACACGTATTCGACCTACGGGCGCGGCCTCGATATGTTGATGCTCACGTATCACTACCTCGACCTGGTTCCCAAAGGTCGCGATGAGGCTGGTCAGACACCTCACCCTCAGGCCTGGGTACGCCGCCACGACGAATATGTCAAGAAATCGTGA
- a CDS encoding VOC family protein produces MGKATAKTVMPIIAVDSVDELLGFYTEKLGFRRMMGVVGKDGQYDFIVFELGGASIMFTRARERMDGTRPSAGKRPVELYLEVEDVNAYHDQLKQRGLTITSPLTTQWWGDRTFTITDPYGYQIWFHQHVAEPKPPQGTKLV; encoded by the coding sequence ATGGGCAAGGCAACTGCCAAGACGGTTATGCCGATCATCGCGGTCGACTCGGTCGATGAGCTTCTTGGATTCTACACGGAAAAGCTTGGCTTCAGACGCATGATGGGTGTCGTCGGGAAGGACGGACAGTACGATTTCATTGTGTTTGAGCTTGGAGGGGCGAGCATCATGTTCACGCGCGCACGGGAGCGGATGGACGGCACGCGGCCGTCAGCCGGCAAGCGCCCTGTGGAGCTGTACCTCGAGGTGGAAGACGTGAATGCCTATCATGACCAGCTCAAGCAGCGCGGCCTCACGATCACGAGTCCCCTGACGACGCAATGGTGGGGCGATCGTACCTTCACGATTACGGACCCGTACGGATACCAGATCTGGTTCCATCAACACGTGGCCGAGCCGAAGCCACCCCAGGGTACGAAGCTCGTGTGA
- a CDS encoding helix-turn-helix domain-containing protein, which produces MMRLPELEILAEISLSRDERSALVALMSLGVSDAATLCREGDIPSSKIYRAMEKLAELGLVQRQPTRPKQYAALPADTVVDRMVDIARERAERFARGTQELRRMLAALPERLRGRQTFVDLALGMESHVRRHLVHLATATTRILSYMERGDLAAIDKAVTSGFPLLRRIARNAGERKIAHRVVFGFSYQTAPLLVEFLRRHRAEIRHITGVRYSGELGHPFHVVDEETVVLPLDHPFVPEGRFASLLVRDRDLAGSLTDGFEKLWRKAMRDLSEIDFQPVPRPN; this is translated from the coding sequence ATGATGCGATTGCCGGAGCTGGAGATTCTGGCGGAGATCAGCCTCTCACGCGACGAGCGCAGCGCCCTTGTCGCGCTGATGAGTCTCGGGGTCTCGGACGCGGCCACTCTCTGCCGAGAAGGGGACATTCCGTCCTCGAAGATCTACCGGGCGATGGAGAAACTGGCTGAACTCGGCCTCGTGCAGAGGCAGCCGACCCGACCGAAGCAGTACGCCGCGTTGCCCGCCGATACGGTCGTCGATCGCATGGTGGACATCGCCCGGGAGCGGGCCGAGCGGTTTGCCCGGGGCACCCAGGAGCTCCGGCGGATGCTGGCGGCCCTACCCGAAAGGCTGCGTGGTCGACAAACCTTCGTCGACTTGGCGCTCGGCATGGAAAGTCACGTGCGGCGGCATCTCGTGCACTTGGCGACGGCGACCACGCGGATCCTCTCCTACATGGAACGCGGTGATCTCGCCGCGATCGACAAGGCCGTCACGTCGGGGTTCCCCCTCCTGCGGCGTATCGCTCGAAACGCGGGGGAACGCAAGATTGCACACCGTGTCGTCTTCGGATTCTCCTATCAGACCGCCCCGCTCCTCGTCGAGTTCCTTCGACGCCATAGGGCCGAGATTCGACACATCACCGGAGTTCGCTATTCCGGAGAGCTCGGCCATCCGTTTCATGTCGTCGACGAGGAGACCGTTGTGTTACCCCTCGACCATCCCTTTGTTCCCGAAGGTCGGTTCGCGTCGCTGCTGGTGCGCGACCGCGATCTGGCCGGCAGCCTGACAGACGGATTCGAAAAGCTTTGGCGCAAGGCCATGCGGGATTTGAGCGAGATCGACTTCCAGCCTGTCCCCCGTCCCAACTAG
- a CDS encoding VOC family protein, translating to MASVRYMVDDVDAAVAFYTQHLGFALKQQFGPNMAILSRDDLALWLAGPSASAARPMPDGRRPEPGGWNRFVMLVDDLPSVVARLRQQGITFRNEIVRGPGGQQILCEDPSGNVIELFQPL from the coding sequence ATGGCCTCTGTCAGGTACATGGTCGACGATGTCGATGCAGCAGTGGCCTTCTATACGCAGCACCTGGGCTTTGCCCTAAAGCAGCAGTTCGGACCCAACATGGCGATCCTCTCGCGTGATGACCTCGCATTGTGGCTGGCAGGTCCGAGCGCGTCGGCCGCCAGACCGATGCCGGACGGTCGTCGCCCCGAACCCGGGGGGTGGAACCGGTTCGTCATGTTGGTCGATGATTTGCCGTCGGTGGTCGCGCGCCTGCGGCAACAGGGCATCACATTCAGGAATGAGATCGTCAGAGGACCCGGGGGCCAGCAGATCCTCTGCGAGGATCCGTCAGGGAATGTCATTGAACTGTTCCAGCCATTGTAG
- a CDS encoding carboxymuconolactone decarboxylase family protein — protein MHISLVEKDEAPDVVRRIYEGIEKRLGTVSNFFKVLAHMPDVLRAFNQLDGAIWADGALSPKLKDLAYLRTSIVNGCEY, from the coding sequence ATGCACATCTCCTTGGTGGAGAAAGATGAGGCACCAGACGTTGTGCGGAGGATCTATGAGGGCATTGAGAAACGCCTTGGCACGGTGTCCAACTTCTTCAAAGTATTGGCCCACATGCCTGACGTGCTTCGCGCTTTTAATCAGCTGGACGGCGCGATTTGGGCGGACGGCGCGCTGTCGCCCAAGTTGAAGGACCTCGCGTATCTGCGGACCTCCATCGTCAACGGATGCGAGTATTGA
- a CDS encoding alpha/beta hydrolase-fold protein — MAVEVTQIDSQHLAGNLVGDPSRRDIVVYLPPGYGASRRRYPVAYLLHGFGRRATSWIAGPLVERGSFRPSIEDVIGEAITKRGAAEMIVAMPDGWSRWGCSQWVDSPVNGNFERYVTEDVVAYVDRRYRTIPERDSRGVFGISSGGLGAWHLGSRNPGVFGAMLLLSADSYFDFTHKPWLYRFYNAVYPEAPNGPINGNLDSWFAYGLASCYSPNVTKPPFFVDLPIEFPSGQIIQGLWDRWLSYDPVVSWRSRTEELRRLRGIRLDVGYRDEYDLHYGHRILSGAMAAAGIAHEAVEHNGTHGSRLFERIQLSLEWFSRALRIDG; from the coding sequence ATGGCGGTCGAAGTTACACAGATCGATAGCCAGCACCTGGCCGGGAATCTGGTCGGCGATCCCAGCCGGCGAGACATCGTCGTTTATCTCCCCCCGGGGTACGGTGCGTCGCGCCGCCGCTACCCGGTGGCCTATCTTCTTCACGGCTTCGGCCGGCGCGCGACCAGCTGGATCGCCGGCCCGCTCGTAGAGCGCGGCAGCTTTCGGCCGTCCATCGAGGACGTGATTGGCGAGGCGATCACAAAGCGCGGAGCGGCCGAGATGATCGTGGCGATGCCGGATGGTTGGAGCCGGTGGGGATGCAGCCAGTGGGTGGACTCTCCAGTAAACGGAAACTTCGAGCGTTACGTTACCGAGGATGTCGTGGCGTATGTGGATCGCCGCTATCGAACGATACCGGAACGCGACAGTCGCGGCGTCTTCGGTATCTCGTCCGGAGGGCTCGGTGCGTGGCACCTCGGCTCCCGCAATCCCGGCGTTTTCGGCGCGATGCTTCTGCTCTCCGCCGATTCGTATTTTGACTTCACGCACAAACCTTGGTTGTACCGCTTCTACAACGCGGTGTATCCCGAGGCGCCGAACGGGCCGATCAACGGGAACCTCGATTCGTGGTTCGCCTACGGGCTGGCCTCGTGCTATTCGCCGAATGTCACCAAGCCACCGTTCTTCGTCGACCTGCCAATTGAGTTCCCGAGCGGGCAGATCATCCAAGGGTTGTGGGATCGCTGGCTCAGCTACGATCCCGTCGTCTCGTGGCGGTCTCGAACCGAAGAACTGCGCCGGCTGCGCGGCATTCGTCTGGACGTCGGCTATCGCGATGAGTATGATCTCCACTACGGTCACCGTATCCTGAGCGGGGCGATGGCCGCGGCCGGCATTGCGCACGAGGCCGTCGAGCACAACGGGACACATGGGAGCCGCCTGTTCGAGCGCATCCAACTGTCTCTTGAATGGTTTTCGCGGGCGCTACGTATCGACGGGTAG
- a CDS encoding extracellular solute-binding protein → MASRVNRRTALKVIGGVAGAVAATRVFGVPAVIGKDLELVHWNRLTASDGEVWKQMIDNFNAAHKDKGLQIRMEVVPPDQIGTKVLSSAATGNAPDFGWGTAGLKADWVKKGVVLPLDDLFKKAGFNLGDFTEQSLAASRYGGKLCMIPMDAMSLQVLLNVDHAKAAGLDPTKPPQTGDELIAWADKMTQRQGDKVTRSGFMMTGSGVQTTVTWGIVAHQMGFRRAGADLKHAAVNPEAGERAAQWVLDLYDKHKVSTRDVTDRYKAFGTGQGSMFLTGPWTLNGYVQGGLNFISFPMPQVGTDRSTYFELGGMEMYVQKDKTRMDATIQALKWLSDNSFLWTTKGRGAAVRKSILARSDYKTGGYDWKVRGAFIDGMPNAVIGEIPVSAGPDFTIYTGDGFTAKTMDPVWAKQTSAHAAIQALAKQWQADLDAG, encoded by the coding sequence ATGGCATCTCGTGTGAACCGCCGCACAGCCCTGAAGGTGATCGGTGGTGTCGCCGGGGCGGTCGCCGCCACGAGGGTCTTCGGCGTTCCAGCGGTCATCGGCAAGGACCTGGAACTGGTGCATTGGAACCGGCTCACCGCGTCCGACGGCGAGGTCTGGAAGCAGATGATCGACAACTTCAACGCGGCGCACAAAGACAAGGGCCTCCAGATCCGGATGGAAGTCGTGCCGCCCGACCAGATCGGCACGAAGGTGCTGTCATCGGCTGCCACGGGGAACGCCCCGGACTTTGGGTGGGGCACCGCCGGCCTCAAGGCCGACTGGGTCAAGAAGGGCGTGGTCCTGCCCCTTGACGATCTGTTCAAAAAGGCCGGGTTCAACCTGGGCGACTTCACCGAGCAGTCCCTCGCCGCATCACGATACGGCGGGAAACTGTGCATGATTCCGATGGACGCGATGAGCCTGCAGGTGCTCCTGAACGTTGACCACGCCAAGGCGGCCGGGCTCGATCCAACGAAGCCGCCGCAGACGGGGGACGAACTGATCGCGTGGGCCGACAAGATGACCCAGCGCCAGGGCGACAAGGTCACGCGCTCCGGCTTCATGATGACCGGCTCCGGGGTTCAGACGACCGTGACGTGGGGAATCGTGGCGCATCAGATGGGGTTCCGGCGTGCGGGCGCGGATCTGAAGCATGCCGCGGTGAACCCGGAGGCGGGCGAGCGGGCGGCGCAGTGGGTACTCGACCTGTACGACAAGCACAAGGTCTCGACGCGCGACGTGACTGACCGCTACAAAGCGTTTGGCACCGGCCAAGGCTCGATGTTCCTGACTGGACCCTGGACCCTCAACGGCTACGTCCAAGGCGGCCTCAACTTCATCTCCTTCCCAATGCCGCAGGTCGGCACGGACCGCTCGACCTATTTCGAGCTCGGCGGGATGGAGATGTATGTGCAGAAGGACAAGACTCGGATGGACGCCACAATCCAGGCGTTGAAGTGGCTGTCGGACAACAGTTTCCTCTGGACGACTAAGGGGCGGGGCGCGGCGGTGCGGAAGTCGATTCTCGCCCGCTCGGACTACAAGACTGGCGGCTATGACTGGAAGGTACGCGGCGCGTTCATCGACGGGATGCCCAACGCGGTGATCGGCGAGATCCCGGTGAGCGCCGGCCCCGACTTCACGATATACACCGGTGACGGCTTCACTGCGAAGACGATGGACCCGGTGTGGGCCAAGCAGACGAGCGCGCACGCCGCGATCCAAGCGCTGGCCAAGCAGTGGCAAGCTGACCTGGACGCCGGATAA
- a CDS encoding pentapeptide repeat-containing protein, translating into MRQRFHQITALAVTTVLVALAVPAPAGAQRVVNGCKIQPQTICTNARLSNANLSGVVLSGANLTGANLSYANLRGAKLSRAKLTGANLSYANLSYADLAEANLQRAVLARVNLTGANLSYANLLAAFLQGDPSHPIVIGSVWNGANLTGATWINGHKCAKGSIGGCK; encoded by the coding sequence TTGCGACAACGTTTCCACCAAATCACGGCACTTGCGGTGACCACTGTGCTGGTGGCGCTGGCCGTGCCCGCGCCTGCTGGCGCGCAGCGCGTCGTCAACGGGTGCAAGATCCAGCCCCAGACCATCTGCACAAATGCCCGTTTGTCCAACGCGAACTTGAGCGGTGTCGTCTTGTCTGGCGCAAACCTGACCGGGGCCAACCTATCCTATGCTAACCTGCGGGGAGCCAAGCTCTCGCGCGCCAAGCTAACCGGGGCCAACTTGTCCTATGCCAACTTGTCCTACGCTGACTTGGCCGAAGCCAACCTCCAGCGAGCCGTCCTCGCGAGAGTCAATCTGACCGGCGCCAACTTGTCCTACGCCAACCTGTTGGCAGCCTTCCTGCAGGGCGACCCGTCTCATCCGATCGTGATCGGGTCCGTCTGGAACGGGGCGAACCTTACCGGAGCAACTTGGATCAATGGCCATAAATGCGCGAAGGGATCGATCGGAGGATGCAAATGA